A window of the Bufo gargarizans isolate SCDJY-AF-19 chromosome 1, ASM1485885v1, whole genome shotgun sequence genome harbors these coding sequences:
- the LOC122934069 gene encoding probable N-acetyltransferase camello, which translates to MADYTIRVYKNRDYNAVRMLFAEGTLEHIPATCAYLLKLPRAQFILFISFITLLLISRSYLLSLVSLAILFTAGRRLLKNEYHQYVDKCQREDLLDIEESYLASNNSCFWVVESNGRVIGMVGVQPVPRSTEVMVLRWLSVAKDKRHQGIAKALCQKVIDFTCTRGFKVLTMETSMIQVPAQKLYEKLGFQKTDVKIFPSLIGRFSNFTILTYEYRIKD; encoded by the coding sequence atggcagacTACACCATACGGGTCTACAAGAACCGGGACTACAATGCTGTCCGTATGCTGTTTGCAGAAGGCACGCTGGAGCACATCCCGGCTACCTGTGCCTACCTGCTGAAGCTTCCCCGCGCCCAGTTTATCCTTTTCATATCTTTCATCACCCTGCTCTTAATATCTAGGTCCTACTTACTTTCTCTAGTCAGCCTGGCCATTCTGTTCACTGCAGGACGGCGCCTGTTGAAAAACGAGTATCATCAGTATGTGGACAAGTGTCAGAGAGAAGACTTACTGGACATTGAGGAGTCCTACCTGGCAAGTAACAACTCTTGTTTCTGGGTGGTAGAGTCTAACGGCAGGGTCATCGGCATGGTGGGCGTCCAGCCAGTGCCCCGCTCTACTGAAGTTATGGTGTTGAGGTGGCTGTCAGTGGCTAAGGACAAGAGGCACCAAGGAATCGCCAAGGCTCTGTGCCAGAAGGTCATAGATTTCACTTGTACGCGTGGCTTCAAAGTGTTGACTATGGAGACGTCAATGATACAAGTTCCTGCGCAAAAATTATATGAAAAATTGGGTTTTCAGAAAACAGATGTCAAGATTTTTCCATCACTGATTGGAAGGTTTTCTAATTTTACAATCCTAACCTATGAATATAGGATTAAAGACTAG